The following coding sequences lie in one Vibrio sp. ED004 genomic window:
- a CDS encoding TetR/AcrR family transcriptional regulator yields the protein MPKRSKEDTEITIQKIMDAVVDQLLRLGYDKMSYTTLSQQTGVSRTGISHHFPKKTDFTAALDGRIFKMFMEHIDFENGLDAFSASWVTALEDAEFLAILRLLFHHIVTAESAHEFAANGIDRLYKLTETQFGDTSGKELEWLIGKSLIRMSQ from the coding sequence ATGCCAAAGCGTAGTAAAGAAGATACAGAAATCACGATCCAGAAAATCATGGATGCCGTTGTAGACCAATTACTAAGATTGGGTTACGACAAGATGTCATACACGACGTTAAGTCAGCAAACGGGCGTTTCTCGTACAGGTATAAGCCACCACTTTCCAAAGAAAACAGATTTCACAGCTGCTCTAGACGGTCGAATCTTCAAGATGTTCATGGAGCACATTGATTTCGAAAACGGTCTGGATGCATTCTCTGCTAGCTGGGTTACAGCACTTGAAGACGCTGAGTTCCTAGCAATCTTACGTTTACTTTTCCACCATATCGTTACTGCTGAAAGCGCACATGAGTTCGCGGCAAACGGTATTGATCGTCTATATAAACTGACCGAAACTCAGTTTGGTGATACTAGCGGTAAAGAACTTGAGTGGTTGATTGGTAAATCATTGATTCGTATGAGCCAATAA
- a CDS encoding heme ABC transporter ATP-binding protein: protein MFPAALKATDIEVKFGSNVILDGVSIEIEAGKVTTLLGPNGAGKSTLLKALCQEISSTGDIQYFGHTKDKWPSQKLAKHLAMLPQHSTLTFPFLAHEVVELGGIPLQESNKQLTSIASQKMDVADVTHLSERLYPSLSGGEKQRVHLARVLTQLHHSGDQCILMLDEPTSALDLAHQHNTLKIARELADNHNAAVIVVLHDLNLAAQYSDRLVVLKDGNLVCDGSPWEALEPSMIEGVYGYKSIVEKHPTMSFPQVHPAQ, encoded by the coding sequence ATGTTTCCTGCAGCGTTAAAAGCAACAGACATCGAAGTGAAATTCGGCAGCAATGTGATTTTAGATGGCGTATCTATTGAGATTGAAGCAGGAAAGGTAACCACACTGCTTGGGCCAAACGGCGCAGGAAAAAGTACACTGCTTAAAGCTTTATGTCAGGAGATATCGAGCACGGGTGATATCCAATATTTTGGACACACCAAAGACAAGTGGCCTTCGCAGAAGTTGGCGAAACACTTGGCGATGCTTCCTCAACACAGTACGTTAACCTTCCCATTTCTGGCGCACGAAGTTGTCGAGCTTGGTGGTATTCCTCTACAAGAATCAAACAAACAGCTCACGAGCATCGCTAGCCAAAAAATGGATGTGGCTGATGTCACTCACCTGAGTGAAAGGCTCTACCCTTCCCTATCTGGCGGTGAAAAACAGCGTGTTCACTTGGCTCGAGTGTTAACTCAGCTTCACCACTCTGGTGATCAATGCATATTAATGCTCGATGAACCGACATCAGCACTGGATCTCGCCCACCAGCACAACACTTTAAAAATTGCGAGAGAACTAGCCGACAACCACAATGCTGCCGTTATCGTGGTTCTGCACGACCTAAACCTAGCCGCTCAATATTCTGATCGACTCGTAGTCTTAAAAGACGGTAACTTGGTTTGCGATGGCAGCCCTTGGGAGGCGCTTGAACCTTCTATGATTGAGGGTGTGTACGGCTACAAAAGTATTGTAGAAAAGCACCCAACCATGAGCTTCCCACAGGTACATCCCGCCCAATAG
- the tnpA gene encoding IS200/IS605 family transposase encodes MVWTPKYRFRILKNNVGKEVYRCINVYCNQLGCEVVELNVQVDHVHLVVKVPPKLSISKLMGVLKGKIALKLFSKFPYLRRNKLWGNHFWQRGYFVDSVGVNEEIIRRYVRHQEKKERVEQQQLALD; translated from the coding sequence ATAGTGTGGACACCAAAGTATCGATTTAGGATTTTGAAAAACAATGTAGGTAAAGAAGTTTATCGATGTATAAACGTTTACTGTAATCAACTTGGATGTGAAGTCGTTGAATTAAACGTTCAAGTTGACCACGTGCACTTGGTAGTAAAAGTTCCGCCTAAGTTATCGATATCCAAGTTGATGGGCGTATTGAAAGGCAAAATAGCTTTAAAACTCTTTAGTAAATTTCCATATTTAAGGAGAAACAAACTCTGGGGTAACCACTTTTGGCAAAGGGGCTATTTTGTCGATAGCGTAGGGGTTAATGAAGAAATCATTCGACGCTATGTAAGACATCAAGAGAAAAAAGAGCGCGTGGAGCAGCAGCAATTGGCGTTGGACTAA
- a CDS encoding ABC transporter substrate-binding protein: MNNLNVLNKLKTKTHLLSVAAMSLALTAPTAMANDVEQPRIISAGSAVTELVLALGAEEQLVGIDVTSRFPQSENLPKIGYHRNLSAEGLLALEPTTLIGSDEMGPDNAISQLKSAGVDVEIVNTEANVEGLLKRIDQIAKITHTEDHSQQVKTEVNQKIAALKANQVPSNEAKKVLFLLLHEGRPANVAGGETSPNAIIELAGGINPAAQSLTSYKPLSMESLVEMQPDVILVSGRSYQKMGGADAILKSLPMLAATPAGMNKQIITVNGSALVGGLGLESLSEAKRLNALIYPL, from the coding sequence ATGAACAACTTAAACGTGCTCAATAAATTAAAGACCAAGACACATCTCCTTTCAGTGGCCGCTATGAGCTTGGCATTGACTGCACCAACCGCGATGGCAAACGATGTTGAACAACCTCGTATCATCAGTGCCGGTAGTGCTGTTACAGAATTAGTTTTGGCGCTTGGCGCAGAAGAACAATTAGTGGGTATTGATGTAACCAGTCGCTTCCCTCAATCTGAAAACCTGCCAAAGATTGGCTATCACAGAAACCTGTCTGCTGAAGGTTTGCTTGCCCTAGAGCCAACCACTCTGATTGGCTCTGATGAAATGGGGCCAGACAACGCTATCTCTCAATTAAAATCGGCAGGCGTCGATGTCGAGATCGTGAACACTGAAGCAAACGTTGAAGGGTTATTGAAGCGTATCGACCAAATCGCCAAGATCACCCATACCGAAGACCACTCACAGCAAGTGAAAACTGAAGTGAATCAAAAGATCGCAGCACTGAAAGCGAACCAAGTACCAAGCAACGAAGCGAAGAAAGTTCTGTTCCTGTTACTGCATGAAGGTCGCCCTGCGAACGTTGCTGGTGGCGAAACATCACCAAACGCAATCATCGAATTAGCTGGCGGAATCAACCCTGCCGCTCAGAGCCTAACGTCTTACAAGCCACTTTCAATGGAATCACTCGTTGAGATGCAACCTGATGTCATTTTAGTAAGCGGCCGTAGCTATCAAAAAATGGGCGGCGCGGATGCCATCCTGAAATCACTTCCGATGCTAGCGGCAACGCCTGCAGGTATGAACAAGCAAATCATTACCGTAAATGGCAGTGCTTTGGTTGGCGGGCTTGGCCTAGAAAGCCTCTCTGAAGCAAAGCGTCTAAACGCACTTATCTACCCGCTATAA
- a CDS encoding iron ABC transporter permease: MLLRSVPLKTSMLGLGATLAFVALYSITVGPMNISLADSATSLIRPNNDLAPHINLVIQEIRLPRTILCMLIGAILALCGAVMQGLFRNPLAEPGIIGVSAGAALGAALAIVLFSELSLQYPAFMNFAAVPVFAFLGGALTTLLVYKLGTGKFGTSVTIMLLAGVAISALSGAGIGFLNFIADDQMLRDLSLWSMGSLAGAKWSGILLAAITLVGLFVVFYRQAMSLNALLLGESEAQHLGIPVQKLKRKLILLTAAGVGITVSLSGMIGFIGLVIPHLGRMLAGPDHRVLLPLSAVLGALLLTAADMFSRVALAPAELPVGIVTAIIGAPFFLYLLFQQKGRIL; this comes from the coding sequence ATGTTGTTACGATCCGTCCCACTGAAAACATCGATGTTAGGCCTAGGTGCTACCTTAGCTTTTGTCGCACTGTACTCGATCACTGTTGGGCCAATGAACATTAGCTTAGCCGACAGCGCTACGAGCTTAATTCGACCAAACAATGACTTAGCACCTCACATCAATTTAGTCATTCAAGAAATTCGCTTACCTAGAACCATCTTGTGCATGCTGATTGGTGCAATCCTCGCCTTATGTGGCGCGGTAATGCAGGGTTTGTTTCGAAACCCACTTGCCGAACCTGGCATCATAGGTGTGTCTGCGGGCGCAGCATTAGGTGCTGCACTGGCTATCGTTCTTTTCTCTGAGCTTTCACTTCAATACCCTGCCTTCATGAACTTTGCAGCGGTACCTGTGTTTGCCTTTCTGGGCGGTGCCTTAACCACGCTGCTGGTTTACAAACTGGGTACTGGCAAATTCGGCACTTCAGTAACCATCATGTTGCTTGCAGGTGTGGCAATCAGTGCACTATCAGGCGCAGGTATTGGCTTCTTAAATTTCATTGCAGATGACCAAATGCTGCGTGATCTGTCACTATGGTCAATGGGTTCACTGGCAGGAGCAAAGTGGTCGGGTATTTTGCTTGCTGCGATTACACTCGTTGGTCTGTTTGTCGTGTTTTATCGCCAAGCGATGTCTTTGAATGCTCTATTACTGGGTGAATCAGAGGCGCAACACCTTGGCATCCCAGTACAAAAGCTAAAACGAAAGCTGATTCTATTAACCGCTGCAGGCGTTGGTATCACCGTTAGTTTATCAGGCATGATTGGTTTTATCGGGCTTGTTATCCCTCATTTAGGTCGCATGTTAGCGGGTCCAGATCATCGAGTGCTACTTCCCCTGTCAGCGGTTCTAGGCGCATTACTACTAACGGCTGCAGACATGTTCTCTCGCGTGGCACTGGCACCAGCTGAATTGCCAGTGGGTATTGTCACTGCAATCATCGGCGCTCCATTCTTCTTGTATCTACTATTCCAACAGAAAGGGAGAATCCTTTAA
- a CDS encoding biopolymer transporter ExbD, with translation MIKTPHSSHTQSLVPDLTPLLDIIFIVMVFLLLTASVKLESLEVELPSSDVKNVSEVHKDSISVNILDHEPYWAINGQEYIDWENFKIALLEETGSTDKKPIIIGADKAANVENLVKLLSFLQENGIPATQLLTDDG, from the coding sequence ATGATTAAGACGCCCCACTCATCTCACACACAAAGCCTAGTTCCGGACTTAACACCGTTGCTCGACATCATTTTTATCGTGATGGTTTTTCTATTACTTACGGCATCAGTAAAACTGGAGTCACTGGAAGTTGAACTGCCTAGTTCTGACGTTAAAAACGTTTCTGAAGTCCACAAAGACTCGATTAGCGTCAACATCCTAGACCATGAACCCTACTGGGCGATTAACGGCCAAGAGTACATCGACTGGGAAAACTTCAAGATTGCCTTGTTAGAAGAGACAGGCTCAACAGATAAAAAGCCGATCATCATTGGCGCGGACAAAGCCGCCAACGTGGAGAACCTAGTGAAGCTGCTTTCATTCCTTCAAGAGAACGGAATTCCAGCAACTCAACTGCTCACTGACGATGGTTAG
- a CDS encoding nicotinate-nicotinamide nucleotide adenylyltransferase — protein sequence MEKIAIFGSAFNPPSLGHKSVIDSLAHFDKILLVPSIAHAWGKEMLDFDTRCQLVNAFISDLSLDQVELSLIEKSLFTPGESVTTFAVLSELQKLHRDAELTFVIGPDNFFKFSSFYKSDEITERWSVMACPEKVKIRSTDIRNALISGSDVAKLSTKSVTKMLQDSGLYQIM from the coding sequence ATGGAAAAAATAGCCATTTTCGGTAGTGCGTTTAATCCACCGAGCCTAGGGCATAAAAGTGTGATTGATTCGTTGGCTCACTTTGACAAAATTCTACTCGTTCCAAGTATTGCCCATGCTTGGGGAAAAGAGATGCTAGACTTTGATACGAGATGTCAGTTAGTTAACGCATTTATCAGTGATCTTTCACTGGATCAAGTTGAGCTTTCGTTGATCGAAAAGAGCCTATTTACACCCGGTGAAAGCGTAACGACTTTTGCTGTGCTCAGTGAACTGCAAAAGTTACATCGTGACGCTGAACTGACGTTTGTGATTGGGCCGGACAACTTCTTTAAGTTCTCGTCTTTTTATAAGTCCGATGAGATTACTGAACGGTGGTCTGTAATGGCTTGCCCTGAAAAAGTGAAAATTCGCAGCACTGACATACGTAATGCGCTGATAAGTGGAAGCGATGTTGCAAAATTGAGTACTAAGTCAGTTACAAAGATGTTGCAAGATAGTGGACTGTATCAGATAATGTGA
- a CDS encoding YqaE/Pmp3 family membrane protein, which translates to MNKLVIIILCVLLPPVGVFFARGAGKDLLINIVLTFFFWVPGMIHGLWVATR; encoded by the coding sequence ATGAATAAACTCGTCATTATCATTTTATGTGTACTGCTTCCGCCTGTTGGGGTGTTTTTCGCTCGTGGCGCAGGTAAAGATTTGCTGATCAACATTGTCCTTACCTTCTTCTTCTGGGTACCAGGAATGATTCACGGGCTCTGGGTAGCCACCCGCTAA
- a CDS encoding hybrid-cluster NAD(P)-dependent oxidoreductase: protein MSQLSSGQRALDQKASGQQPSLSQINVFPVKSVGGISLSSAWVEKQGLTFDRRFMLALADGSMVTARKYPKMVKVSSSLQPDGLIFTYEGKEPLRLKYANFKMQEAPATVWKDSFTAYTTNDEADDWFSDVLGVRVELLFSGEQSNRVREKLGQNVSFADGYPMLVISQASLDELNRRSPEVHSMDQFRTNFVVSNTEAFAEDGWKRIRIGEVEFEAVKPCERCILTTVDVERGEFRATKEPLNTFSTFRANERGGVFFGQNLVAKNEGLIKAGDGVEVLETKEKEHYEDTWVESLHLTCVEREEIARDFTTFWLEPAKENHSLPSYQPGQHLPIEMVIDGEKVSRRYTLSSSPSRAGRLAISVKRVDDGQISNWLNDQFQVGDTLVAQNPDGAFYLEDNPKHPLLLLSAGSGITPMLSMLRYLADHGQIDDVVFYHQCSSEEDIPYQAEIDKIAREHTGLRVIYSLSQPTKEWDGLSGRLSVSHVAKIEDLHKRQAFVCGPDGFMDNGKKLLIQMGLNPQHYHQEAFGVAQSTEEAVKQLQLSVNGYLFEGNNQSTLLEQAESAGVSIASSCRAGFCGACKVTLESGQVHQPDVPALQEHERNMGQILACCSVPQTDIEVVD from the coding sequence ATGTCGCAGCTATCTTCAGGTCAAAGGGCTTTAGATCAAAAGGCTTCAGGTCAACAGCCTTCCTTATCTCAAATCAATGTGTTTCCGGTAAAATCAGTGGGCGGCATCTCGCTCTCTTCTGCTTGGGTTGAAAAACAAGGCCTTACCTTCGACAGACGTTTTATGTTGGCATTGGCTGATGGTTCAATGGTCACGGCACGTAAGTACCCGAAGATGGTCAAGGTATCTTCAAGCTTGCAACCAGACGGTTTGATTTTCACTTACGAAGGCAAAGAACCGCTGCGCCTAAAATACGCGAACTTCAAGATGCAAGAAGCGCCAGCAACGGTTTGGAAAGACAGCTTCACCGCTTACACCACTAATGATGAAGCCGATGATTGGTTCAGTGACGTGTTGGGTGTTCGTGTTGAGTTACTGTTCTCTGGTGAACAATCGAATCGTGTTCGTGAAAAGCTCGGCCAGAATGTCAGTTTCGCTGATGGCTACCCAATGTTGGTGATCAGCCAAGCATCCCTTGATGAGCTGAACCGCCGCAGTCCTGAAGTCCATTCGATGGATCAGTTCCGCACCAATTTTGTTGTTTCCAATACAGAAGCATTTGCTGAAGATGGTTGGAAGCGTATTCGAATCGGCGAAGTTGAGTTCGAAGCAGTGAAACCTTGTGAGCGCTGTATTTTGACGACAGTTGATGTCGAACGTGGCGAATTTAGAGCAACAAAAGAGCCGCTGAATACCTTCTCGACTTTCAGAGCCAATGAGCGCGGTGGCGTGTTCTTTGGTCAAAACCTAGTGGCAAAAAATGAGGGTTTAATCAAAGCCGGTGATGGGGTTGAGGTGCTCGAAACCAAAGAGAAAGAGCATTACGAAGACACTTGGGTTGAGTCGCTGCACTTAACTTGTGTTGAACGAGAAGAGATCGCTCGCGACTTTACAACGTTTTGGCTAGAGCCTGCGAAAGAGAACCACTCACTACCCAGTTATCAGCCGGGACAACATCTACCGATTGAAATGGTGATTGATGGCGAGAAGGTCTCTCGTCGTTACACCTTATCTTCTAGTCCGTCACGAGCGGGTCGCTTAGCGATTTCAGTGAAGCGTGTCGATGATGGCCAAATCTCTAATTGGTTAAATGATCAATTCCAAGTAGGTGATACCTTAGTCGCTCAAAATCCAGATGGTGCATTCTATTTGGAAGATAACCCAAAACATCCATTACTACTGTTGTCTGCGGGAAGCGGCATCACACCAATGTTGTCGATGCTTCGTTACTTAGCCGACCACGGTCAAATTGATGATGTGGTGTTCTATCACCAATGCAGCAGCGAAGAAGATATCCCGTATCAAGCTGAGATTGATAAGATCGCTCGTGAACATACTGGGCTTCGCGTGATTTATTCACTAAGTCAACCGACGAAAGAGTGGGATGGTCTGTCTGGTCGTTTGAGCGTATCTCATGTCGCCAAAATTGAAGATCTTCATAAGCGCCAAGCATTCGTATGTGGCCCTGACGGCTTTATGGATAATGGCAAGAAACTGCTGATTCAAATGGGGCTTAACCCTCAGCATTATCATCAAGAAGCGTTTGGCGTTGCTCAGTCTACCGAAGAGGCGGTGAAGCAACTGCAGTTGAGCGTTAACGGCTACCTGTTCGAAGGCAATAACCAATCAACACTACTAGAGCAAGCTGAATCGGCAGGTGTGTCTATCGCATCAAGCTGTCGCGCGGGTTTCTGTGGTGCTTGTAAAGTGACCCTTGAGTCTGGGCAAGTTCATCAACCGGATGTACCGGCGTTGCAAGAGCATGAACGCAACATGGGGCAAATACTGGCGTGTTGCAGCGTGCCTCAAACTGATATCGAAGTCGTAGACTAA
- a CDS encoding YfcZ/YiiS family protein: MSQDNGNNDVCEACGCAGEIGFIIKEGDDVAEVTVYGNSKALIESEFAKYVELAKQVSSNVEFETSEMTEESTELHARFKFEVSAEKIIFELKTRSLAR, translated from the coding sequence ATGAGCCAAGATAATGGTAACAACGATGTATGTGAGGCTTGCGGCTGTGCAGGCGAAATCGGGTTCATCATCAAAGAAGGCGACGATGTTGCTGAAGTAACGGTTTACGGAAACTCAAAAGCACTAATTGAATCTGAGTTTGCTAAGTACGTTGAGCTTGCTAAACAAGTGTCTAGCAACGTTGAATTTGAAACGTCAGAGATGACTGAAGAAAGCACGGAATTGCATGCTCGCTTTAAATTTGAAGTCAGCGCTGAAAAGATTATTTTTGAACTTAAGACTCGCTCTCTAGCGCGTTAA
- a CDS encoding 1-acyl-sn-glycerol-3-phosphate acyltransferase: MTSPTDPYVDIRPYGDDEIPAALNRLINDEEFISAILHYRFSNHASWFKALMSPILRVYLKMKWSKLTSVESIQIEVKKYLRDTLAKTTNGVTYTGVESLDANQTYLFVSNHRDIAMDPALVNYALHQNNHQTCRIAIGDNLLKKPCATELMRLNKSFIVKRSLKGPREMMKALGQLSSYIKHSLETGNSIWIAQKEGRAKDGNDFTEPAILKMFHVEGRKQKIAFPEYVKSLKIVPVAISYENDPCDTAKAIELFEKDVNGSYEKGEFEDIESIIQGIIGNKGRVHVGFGQVIDQDFDTPEALAEEIDRQIHENYKLFPVNLLAAEKEDELITAAVKQEFEEKLSSLPKGARQYLIDSYANPVKNIG, from the coding sequence ATGACCTCTCCAACCGATCCATATGTTGATATTCGTCCTTACGGCGATGATGAAATTCCAGCGGCACTAAACCGCCTTATTAATGATGAAGAATTTATCAGTGCGATACTGCACTACCGTTTTTCAAACCATGCGTCTTGGTTCAAAGCATTAATGAGTCCAATTTTACGTGTGTACTTAAAAATGAAATGGAGCAAGCTGACTAGCGTTGAGTCCATTCAGATTGAAGTGAAAAAGTACTTACGTGACACGCTTGCTAAAACTACAAACGGTGTGACGTACACGGGTGTAGAGTCACTGGATGCGAATCAAACTTACCTGTTTGTATCAAACCATCGTGACATTGCTATGGATCCGGCGTTAGTAAATTACGCTCTGCATCAAAATAATCATCAGACTTGTCGCATTGCAATTGGTGACAACCTGTTGAAGAAGCCATGTGCGACTGAATTGATGCGTTTGAACAAGAGTTTCATCGTTAAGCGTTCTTTGAAAGGACCGCGTGAAATGATGAAAGCGCTAGGCCAACTGTCTTCTTACATTAAGCACTCTCTAGAGACAGGTAACTCTATCTGGATCGCTCAAAAAGAAGGCCGAGCGAAAGACGGTAACGATTTTACAGAGCCAGCTATCTTGAAGATGTTCCATGTTGAAGGACGTAAGCAGAAGATCGCTTTCCCTGAGTATGTGAAATCATTGAAGATCGTACCAGTCGCTATTTCTTACGAAAACGATCCGTGTGACACGGCTAAAGCCATCGAACTTTTTGAAAAAGACGTTAACGGCAGCTACGAAAAAGGTGAGTTTGAAGATATCGAAAGTATCATTCAGGGCATCATCGGTAATAAGGGGCGCGTGCACGTTGGTTTTGGTCAGGTAATCGACCAAGATTTTGATACGCCAGAAGCATTGGCTGAAGAGATCGATCGTCAGATCCACGAAAACTACAAGCTGTTCCCAGTAAACCTATTGGCGGCAGAAAAAGAAGATGAGTTGATTACCGCGGCGGTTAAGCAAGAATTTGAAGAGAAACTATCAAGCTTGCCAAAAGGTGCGCGTCAGTATCTGATTGATAGCTATGCGAACCCAGTGAAGAACATTGGTTAG
- the nadE gene encoding ammonia-dependent NAD(+) synthetase → MEQLIRDEMRVLPSIDPHFEVTRRVDFIKTKLQQSGCKSLILGISGGVDSTTCGRLAQMAVDSLNENSGSNDYQFIAVRLPYGEQKDEDEAQLALSFIQPSQSVSVNIKAGVDGLHAASHVALEGTGLLPTDSAKIDFVKGNVKARARMIAQYEIAGYVGGLVIGTDHSAENITGFYTKHGDGACDLAPLFGLNKRQVRELAATLGAPELLVKKVPTADLEELDPQKADEAALNLSYDQIDDFLEGKEVPQDVSDLLVGIYKATQHKRQPIPTIYD, encoded by the coding sequence ATGGAACAGTTAATTCGTGACGAAATGCGCGTACTACCTTCAATTGACCCTCACTTCGAAGTGACTCGTCGTGTGGACTTTATTAAAACGAAACTTCAGCAGTCAGGCTGCAAGTCTCTGATCCTTGGTATCAGTGGCGGTGTAGACTCAACGACCTGTGGCCGCTTGGCACAAATGGCCGTTGATAGCCTGAACGAAAACTCTGGCAGCAACGACTACCAATTCATTGCGGTTCGCCTACCTTACGGCGAGCAAAAAGATGAAGATGAAGCACAACTTGCTCTCTCTTTCATCCAGCCTTCTCAATCTGTTTCTGTAAACATTAAAGCAGGTGTTGATGGGCTTCATGCTGCATCTCACGTGGCGCTTGAAGGTACAGGCTTACTACCAACAGACTCAGCAAAGATCGACTTTGTGAAAGGTAATGTGAAAGCTCGCGCTCGCATGATCGCACAATACGAAATTGCTGGTTACGTTGGCGGTCTTGTGATTGGTACTGACCACTCAGCAGAAAACATCACTGGCTTCTACACCAAACACGGTGACGGTGCCTGTGATTTAGCGCCTTTGTTTGGCCTTAATAAGCGTCAAGTTCGTGAACTTGCAGCAACGCTAGGTGCGCCAGAGCTATTGGTTAAGAAAGTGCCTACTGCCGACCTAGAAGAGCTTGATCCACAGAAAGCCGACGAAGCAGCATTGAACCTTTCTTACGACCAAATCGATGATTTCCTTGAAGGTAAAGAAGTCCCTCAAGACGTGTCTGACCTCTTAGTAGGTATCTACAAAGCAACACAGCACAAGCGTCAACCGATCCCAACGATCTACGATTAA
- a CDS encoding YnjH family protein gives MAGKSMIRVNTQIIKVFLVTASMFGSMSVSANKVISTPAKAAVLVTQGGQQQRVCYYDDKAYSIGAVLEVGGVVIRCAAENDFEQNGSLAWVEIKKDE, from the coding sequence ATGGCAGGTAAATCAATGATTAGAGTAAACACACAAATAATTAAGGTCTTTCTGGTTACAGCTTCGATGTTTGGCTCTATGTCTGTAAGTGCGAACAAAGTAATTTCAACACCCGCAAAGGCTGCGGTATTGGTGACTCAAGGTGGACAACAGCAACGAGTTTGTTATTACGATGATAAGGCTTATAGCATTGGTGCAGTGTTAGAGGTTGGGGGCGTAGTGATTCGATGCGCTGCAGAAAACGATTTTGAGCAAAACGGTTCACTGGCTTGGGTTGAAATAAAAAAAGACGAGTAA
- the pyrC gene encoding dihydroorotase, whose product MTQLTITRPDDWHVHLRDGDVLKDTVRDISRYNGRALIMPNTIPPVTDTEMALAYRERIMAEQPSEQFQPLMALYLTDNTTPDEIRKAKESGAVVAAKLYPAGATTNSDSGVTSAKNIYHVLEAMQEVGMLLLVHGEVTTHDVDIFDREKQFLDTVLAPIVNDFPNLKIVLEHITTADAATFVKNANDNVAATITAHHLLYNRNHMLVGGIKPHFYCLPILKRNTHQLALIEAATSGSKKFFLGTDSAPHAKGAKESACGCAGSYTAHAAVELYTEVFELEGKLENLEGFASHNGPDFYGIPRNTDTITLVKEEWNVSETMPFGSDIVVPIRGGETIAWTVK is encoded by the coding sequence ATGACACAACTTACGATTACTCGTCCTGACGACTGGCACGTTCATCTACGCGATGGCGACGTATTAAAAGATACAGTGCGCGATATCAGCCGCTACAATGGTCGAGCGTTAATCATGCCAAACACCATCCCACCGGTAACCGATACCGAAATGGCTCTTGCTTACCGTGAACGCATCATGGCAGAGCAACCAAGTGAACAGTTCCAGCCTCTAATGGCACTTTACCTGACAGACAACACAACACCTGATGAAATTCGCAAAGCGAAAGAGTCTGGCGCTGTCGTTGCAGCTAAGCTTTACCCAGCTGGCGCAACCACAAACTCTGATTCAGGCGTAACCTCTGCTAAGAACATCTACCACGTACTAGAAGCAATGCAGGAAGTTGGCATGCTACTTTTGGTACACGGTGAAGTAACGACTCACGATGTTGATATCTTTGACCGTGAAAAGCAGTTCCTAGACACAGTACTAGCACCGATTGTGAACGACTTCCCTAACCTTAAGATTGTTCTAGAGCACATCACAACAGCAGATGCTGCAACTTTCGTGAAAAACGCGAACGACAACGTTGCTGCGACTATCACCGCTCACCACTTGCTTTACAACCGCAACCACATGTTGGTTGGCGGCATCAAGCCACACTTCTACTGCCTACCGATCCTTAAGCGTAACACTCACCAATTAGCACTGATTGAAGCGGCAACAAGCGGCAGCAAGAAGTTCTTCTTGGGTACAGACTCAGCACCACACGCGAAAGGCGCTAAAGAGTCAGCATGTGGTTGTGCGGGTTCTTACACTGCGCACGCTGCAGTAGAGCTGTACACAGAAGTATTCGAGCTAGAAGGTAAGCTTGAGAACCTAGAAGGTTTCGCGAGCCACAACGGCCCTGACTTCTACGGCATCCCACGTAACACAGATACCATCACTCTAGTAAAAGAAGAGTGGAATGTATCTGAGACAATGCCTTTCGGTTCAGACATTGTTGTGCCAATCCGTGGCGGCGAGACGATTGCTTGGACAGTTAAATAG